A genomic window from Vigna radiata var. radiata cultivar VC1973A chromosome 2, Vradiata_ver6, whole genome shotgun sequence includes:
- the LOC106776726 gene encoding uncharacterized protein LOC106776726: MKRLYSDTHRIVLLIDVLSLEDPHQTRRLISFLETLNSYPPLSSSLFAFKLFFSSLSPLLSFSKLQPFFPNPSLSFDLPSSALPHLSHTLSSFPSTLHHPPSAANAHHLAQSLSQLLHDHSWDHPSLQAVPSNLILFFSPSFVSFTSIASFLNTDVNLLSDSTSFCDTVSSFFANVARSFTVRGIHCTWITVDGENVEANSSDEAREVSSLLRTAVRRLGWGFCSLDSLLLGSALVQFGLVYPMVGVSLRCVSRDVSVSGQLRLSILDVNESLIEYNCCDLEFVDVKGVWDLPGGRGDKREMFWKLCSSGGVKLEVKVVQRCDAFVETDDWLSDSVLVREDSRGMKKKEKVGSENLFVDRVLELVATEFGCEWQRKQVPVWELLLSFLYKEDCWALVVVSNGKGESCTGILKPFTVLAGILSVLGNSHGGSGFGEANVGQYVKMLDYDVCKPDSKFNEELSSSRDKKSKKWIDFNAVQDLTWSSFCKSVTEQLETDLLDVYCAKVGSKCKKLKFLKCWMKQMKKSGCSDPALLEKLKPKPIVAELSDSKLNDLTQNDEPPMSSFASAEINSEPEALRIQEDAELDFRSETFLSNLADRIKCGIELKFGDMGALAEGLVNSCIKWLRQKFDKETVSQSQSPLKDHNTCDGMIASELIKLLLREPKEMAAEHKSQKHEETNVMQFTAQYELQILFRMEILRSKVANEVEDSCKQKFVKQICLLLELIQCHVGVFFGDWTLENYVTKIIKNRYSGTLEDVVQKIYYEMDLLLFAEEDEEPDSLLNSEDSNKSFNGKAYRDVVFENDVSGRLQRIVDDHDKKLIEAKEKRERALRFSSFKSSMPVLRRVRAPTRKSVKPKTDLQRVQKRKEREKANYGTVCETPMTVNKHSNSRARGSDDDRGWADGRKPCGSVSKALFKDDL, from the exons ATGAAGCGCCTTTACTCCGACACCCACCGCATCGTACTCCTCATCGACGTTTTGAGCCTCGAAGATCCCCACCAGACAAGACGATTGATTTCGTTCCTAGAAACCCTAAATTCTTATCCTCCTCTTTCCTCTTCCCTTTTTGCTTTCAAactcttcttctcttccctCTCCCCTCTTCTTTCATTCTCCAAGCTCCAACCTTTTTTCCCCAATCCTTCCCTCTCCTTTGACCTCCCTTCCTCTGCCCTTCCCCACCTCTCCCACACCCTCTCCTCCTTCCCTTCCACCCTCCACCACCCTCCCTCGGCCGCCAACGCCCACCACCTCGCTCAATCTCTCTCCCAACTCCTGCATGACCACTCCTGGGACCACCCTTCCCTCCAAGCCGTCCCTTCCAATTTGATTCTCTTTTTCTCCCCTTCTTTTGTTTCATTCACTTCTATTGCATCTTTCCTGAACACGGATGTCAATCTCCTTTCGGATTCTACCTCATTTTGTGATACAGTCTCTTCCTTCTTTGCCAATGTAGCTCGCTCATTCACTGTCAGGGGCATTCACTGTACTTGGATTACTGTTGACGGTGAAAATGTTGAGGCAAACTCCAGCGATGAGGCTAGGGAAGTGTCTTCTTTGCTTCGGACTGCGGTTCGGAGGCTTGGGTGGGGATTTTGCTCTCTTGATTCGCTTCTTCTTGGTTCGGCTCTTGTTCAGTTTGGCCTGGTTTATCCCATGGTTGGGGTTTCATTGAGATGTGTTTCTAGGGATGTTAGTGTTAGTGGGCAGTTGAGGCTTTCGATCTTGGATGTGAATGAGAGTCTCATTGAGTACAATTGCTGTGATCTTGAGTTTGTTGATGTGAAGGGTGTTTGGGATTTGCCAGGTGGAAGGGGTGACAAGAGGGAGATGTTTTGGAAGCTGTGCTCTAGTGGAGGTGTGAAATTGGAGGTTAAGGTTGTGCAGAGGTGTGATGCCTTTGTCGAAACAGATGACTGGCTGTCTGATTCGGTTCTGGTGCGAGAGGATTCCAGGggaatgaagaagaaagagaaggtGGGTTCGgaaaacttatttgttgataGGGTTCTTGAACTTGTTGCAACTGAGTTTGGTTGTGAGTGGCAACGAAAGCAGGTGCCAGTGTGGGAATTGCTGTTGAGTTTTCTGTATAAAGAAGATTGTTGGGCGTTGGTAGTTGTTTCCAATGGCAAGGGTGAGTCATGTACCGgtattttgaaaccttttactgtgCTTGCTGGCATTTTGTCTGTGTTAGGGAATTCACATGGAGGTAGTGGTTTTGGTGAAGCAAATGTTGGACAATATGTTAAGATGTTGGATTATGATGTTTGCAAACCTGATTCCAAATTCAATGAGGAACTGTCAAGTTCTCGAGATAAGAAGAGTAAGAAATGGATAGATTTTAATGCAGTGCAGGACCTCACGTGGAGCTCATTTTGTAAGTCAGTGACTGAACAATTAGAGACTGATTTACTTGATGTTTATTGTGCCAAAGTAGGTAGCAAgtgtaaaaagttaaaatttttgaaatgctGGATGAAACAGATGAAGAAATCTGGTTGTTCGGATCCAGCTTTGTTAGAAAAGCTCAAGCCAAAACCAATAGTAGCTGAACTGAGTGACAGTAAATTGAATGACTTGACTCAAAATGATGAACCACCAATGTCCTCATTTGCATCAGCTGAAATTAACTCGGAGCCCGAGGCTTTGAGAATACAGGAGGATGCAGAGTTAGACTTTAGGTCAGAAACATTTTTAAGTAATCTTGCTGACAGGATCAAATGcggaattgaattaaaatttggagACATGGGGGCTTTGGCAGAGGGATTGGTAAATTCTTGTATAAAGTGGCTACGTCAGAAGTTTGATAAAGAAACTGTTTCTCAGAGTCAGTCTCCTTTGAAAGATCATAACACTTGTGATggaatgattgcatctgagctGATAAAACTTCTATTAAGGGAGCCCAAGGAGATGGCTGCTGAGCATAAAAGCCAGAAACATGAAGAAACAAATGTGATGCAATTTACTGCTCA ATATGAACTGCAGATTTTATTTCGAATGGAGATTTTGCGATCAAAGGTAGCAAATGAAGTTGAAGATTCCTGCAAACAGAAGTTTGTAAAACAAATATGCCTGCTTTTAGAGCTCATTCAGTGTCACGTGGGAGTATTCTTTGGTGATTGGACTCTTGAAAATTATGTgacaaagataataaaaaacag GTATTCAGGCACTCTTGAAGATGTGGTTCAGAAAATATACTACGAAATGGACCTGCTGTTGTTTGCCGAGGAAGATGAAGAACCAGATAGTTTACTCAACAGTGAGGACAGCAACAAATCCTTTAATGGAAAAGCGTACAGAGATGTGGTATTTGAAAATGATGTCAGTGGAAGATTGCAAAGGATTGTAGATGACCATGATAAGAAACTAATCGAAGctaaagagaagagagagagagctCTCAggttttcatcttttaaaagTTCGATGCCTGTTTTACGAAGAGTGAGGGCGCCAACTCGGAAGAGCGTGAAACCCAAGACAGATCTTCAAAGGGTGCAAAAAAGGAAGGAACGAGAAAAGGCAAACTATGGCACTGTATGTGAGACCCCAATGACAGTAAATAAGCATTCAAACTCAAGGGCAAGGGGTTCTGATGATGACCGTGGTTGGGCTGATGGAAGGAAACCATGTGGCTCAGTTTCTAAGGCACTGTTCAAGGATGACCTTTGA